In Streptomyces asoensis, a single genomic region encodes these proteins:
- a CDS encoding NADP-dependent oxidoreductase — protein MKAISYSRYGGAGTLEYGDVREPKIGPDSVLVKVRAAAVNPVDWKAREGYLDPMIDAVFPVIPGWDVSGVVVQLGVSVTEYAVGDEVIGYVREDFLSRGTFAEYVGAPVRTLARKPRNLTWEEAAGLPLVGLTAYQVLTKALQVRRGETVLVHAAAGGVGSIAVQLARHLGARVIGTASEANHDFVRSLGGEPVTYGEGLAERVRGLAPEGVDAAFDTVGGDTLRVSANLLAPEGRLASIADGDVVGYGGRYYWVRPDAEDLTRLTELAEQGVVSVHVCETFPLERAADAHRLNEEGRTRGKIVVTVDWADESAADGQS, from the coding sequence ATGAAGGCGATCAGCTACTCCCGCTACGGCGGCGCCGGGACGCTCGAGTACGGGGACGTCCGCGAGCCCAAGATCGGCCCCGACTCGGTGCTGGTGAAGGTCCGCGCGGCGGCCGTGAACCCCGTCGACTGGAAGGCCCGCGAGGGTTATCTGGACCCGATGATCGACGCCGTCTTCCCGGTGATCCCCGGGTGGGACGTCTCCGGCGTGGTCGTCCAGCTCGGGGTGTCCGTCACGGAGTACGCCGTCGGCGACGAGGTCATCGGCTACGTCCGCGAGGACTTCCTCTCCCGTGGCACCTTCGCCGAGTACGTCGGCGCCCCGGTGCGCACCCTCGCCCGCAAGCCGCGCAACCTCACCTGGGAGGAGGCGGCGGGCCTGCCGCTGGTCGGGCTCACCGCCTACCAGGTGCTGACCAAGGCCCTCCAGGTCAGACGGGGCGAGACCGTGCTCGTCCACGCGGCGGCGGGCGGCGTCGGCTCCATCGCCGTACAGCTCGCCCGCCACCTGGGCGCCCGGGTGATCGGCACGGCGAGCGAGGCCAACCACGACTTCGTGCGCTCGCTGGGCGGTGAGCCGGTGACCTACGGCGAAGGGCTGGCGGAACGGGTGCGCGGGCTCGCGCCCGAGGGTGTGGACGCCGCCTTCGACACGGTCGGCGGCGACACCCTGAGGGTCTCCGCCAACCTGCTGGCACCGGAAGGGCGACTGGCGTCGATCGCCGACGGGGACGTCGTCGGCTACGGCGGCCGCTACTACTGGGTCAGGCCCGACGCCGAGGACCTCACCCGGCTGACCGAACTCGCTGAACAGGGCGTGGTCTCGGTGCACGTGTGCGAGACGTTCCCCCTGGAGCGCGCGGCGGACGCCCACCGCCTGAACGAGGAGGGCCGCACCCGGGGCAAGATCGTGGTGACGGTGGACTGGGCGGACGAGAGCGCGGCGGACGGCCAGAGCTGA
- a CDS encoding DUF202 domain-containing protein, translating to MTEEVPPRDPGLQPERTRLAWRRTTLASTVAAVLAVRAALHGEVSVSGVVACALCCGLWLAFLLLAHRRIHALSTTPSPAALTPRHATAVALCAVATAVCATALVVV from the coding sequence ATGACCGAGGAGGTTCCTCCCCGCGATCCCGGCCTCCAGCCCGAGCGGACCCGGCTCGCCTGGCGGCGCACCACGCTGGCGAGCACCGTGGCGGCCGTGCTCGCCGTGCGGGCGGCGCTGCACGGCGAGGTGTCCGTGTCCGGGGTCGTCGCCTGTGCGCTGTGCTGTGGCCTGTGGCTGGCGTTCCTGCTGCTCGCGCACCGCAGGATCCACGCCCTGTCCACCACACCGAGCCCGGCGGCCCTCACCCCGCGCCACGCGACGGCGGTGGCCCTGTGCGCGGTCGCGACGGCCGTGTGCGCCACCGCGCTGGTGGTGGTCTAG
- a CDS encoding YidH family protein codes for MIEFVRNVRLWFAPEQVREEGRTPDYRFSLANERTFLAWLRTALALIGGGFAVDQFLPDLRWGWRVGLALALLAAGVLCSLRAVNHWMRCERAMRRGEDLPMSRFPALLGVLVAVVAVAMVVVVLVGWEG; via the coding sequence GTGATCGAGTTCGTGCGGAACGTCCGGTTGTGGTTCGCTCCCGAGCAGGTCAGGGAGGAGGGCCGCACACCCGACTACCGGTTCTCGCTGGCGAACGAGCGCACGTTCCTGGCCTGGCTGCGCACCGCGCTCGCGCTGATCGGCGGCGGCTTCGCGGTGGACCAGTTCCTGCCGGACCTGCGCTGGGGCTGGCGGGTCGGGCTGGCGCTCGCGCTGCTGGCCGCGGGCGTGCTGTGCTCCCTGCGCGCGGTCAACCACTGGATGCGCTGCGAGCGGGCCATGCGCCGGGGCGAGGACCTGCCGATGTCACGCTTCCCGGCGCTGCTGGGGGTGCTGGTCGCCGTGGTGGCGGTGGCGATGGTCGTCGTGGTGCTGGTGGGGTGGGAGGGATGA
- a CDS encoding NUDIX hydrolase yields MSSADEILDIVDENDVVVGRSPRGRAYAEGLRHRCVFVRARDAEGRTFVHRRTAEKLVFPSLYDMFVGGVVGAGEAYDDAALREAEEELGVSGLPRPEFLFKFLYDGGAAGSWWSAVYEVRCDLPVRPQVEEVAWHEFLPEEEIERRLSVWEWVPDGLAAYERLREHRTAG; encoded by the coding sequence ATGAGCTCTGCTGACGAAATCCTCGACATCGTCGACGAGAACGACGTGGTCGTCGGACGGTCCCCCCGCGGGCGGGCGTACGCCGAGGGCCTGCGCCACCGCTGTGTCTTCGTCCGGGCCAGGGACGCCGAGGGCCGGACCTTCGTCCACCGCAGGACCGCGGAGAAGCTGGTCTTCCCGTCGCTGTACGACATGTTCGTCGGCGGGGTGGTCGGCGCGGGTGAGGCGTACGACGACGCGGCGCTGCGCGAGGCCGAGGAGGAGCTGGGTGTGAGCGGCCTGCCCCGGCCCGAGTTCCTCTTCAAGTTCCTGTACGACGGCGGCGCCGCCGGGAGCTGGTGGTCGGCCGTCTACGAGGTCCGCTGCGATCTGCCGGTACGGCCGCAGGTGGAGGAGGTCGCCTGGCACGAGTTCCTCCCGGAGGAGGAGATCGAACGGCGGCTGTCCGTCTGGGAGTGGGTGCCGGACGGACTGGCGGCGTACGAGCGGCTCCGGGAGCACCGGACGGCAGGCTGA
- a CDS encoding DMT family transporter translates to MSVLVLVLAVSAACCLGFGFVLQQNAAQRAPLGDFLSPRLLLDLMRVPRWLGGIALMVAGMVLGAIALSQGEISLVEPLLATNLLFALALSRHQTKQPLGRQGWAGLVLLAGGVSTFIVAGEPRGGSAVTDPLRHWLIIGVMIGVALLLTTYAKRSRLSSGPVLLSLAAGLLYGVQDALTRVSGQRFGAGGLGELLAGWQPYAVLALGVTGLVLVQSAFETAPLRMSLPALTAAQPLAGIICGVGFLGDRLHTDTGALAWEAAGLAAIVAGIVLLGMHPAMPRGTAPREKVPDLQSR, encoded by the coding sequence GTGTCGGTTCTGGTTCTGGTCCTCGCCGTGAGTGCCGCCTGCTGCCTGGGCTTCGGGTTCGTACTCCAGCAGAACGCGGCCCAGCGGGCGCCCCTCGGTGACTTCCTCTCGCCCCGGCTGCTGCTGGACCTGATGAGGGTTCCGCGCTGGCTGGGCGGCATCGCGCTGATGGTGGCCGGCATGGTCCTGGGCGCGATCGCGCTGAGCCAGGGCGAGATCTCGCTGGTGGAGCCGTTGCTCGCGACGAACCTGCTCTTCGCGCTGGCGCTCTCCCGGCATCAGACGAAACAGCCGCTGGGCCGCCAGGGCTGGGCCGGCCTGGTCCTGCTCGCGGGCGGGGTCAGCACCTTCATCGTGGCGGGCGAGCCGCGCGGTGGCAGCGCGGTCACGGATCCGCTGCGGCACTGGCTGATCATCGGGGTGATGATCGGGGTGGCCCTGCTCCTCACGACGTACGCCAAGCGCTCCCGGCTGAGTTCCGGCCCGGTGCTCCTGTCCCTCGCGGCCGGTCTGCTGTACGGCGTCCAGGACGCGCTGACCCGGGTGAGCGGTCAGCGGTTCGGCGCGGGCGGCCTCGGCGAGCTGCTGGCGGGCTGGCAGCCGTACGCGGTGCTCGCACTCGGCGTGACCGGCCTGGTCCTGGTCCAGAGCGCGTTCGAGACGGCGCCGCTGCGCATGTCGCTGCCCGCGCTGACGGCGGCGCAGCCGCTCGCCGGGATCATCTGCGGGGTCGGCTTCCTCGGCGACCGGCTGCACACCGACACGGGCGCGCTGGCCTGGGAGGCGGCGGGACTGGCGGCGATCGTGGCGGGCATCGTGCTGCTCGGGATGCACCCGGCGATGCCGCGCGGCACGGCGCCGCGGGAGAAGGTCCCGGACCTCCAGTCCCGGTAG
- a CDS encoding molybdopterin-dependent oxidoreductase, protein MARGAPVGRRVFLGTLALGALGVVAAPPLQRGVEAFLGSAADKDPTGLTGLLPNGGGFRYYSVTSSVPHKNATDYRLTVDGLVDRPGTYTLADLRALPQTRLVKDVQCVTGWRVPGTPFEGVRLSALLDAAGVRADAGAVRFTCFDGAYTESLTLEQARRADVLVALRMQDKDLGHDHGGPVRLYVAPMYFYKSAKWLSGITVTEKVRRGYWEDRGYDVDAWVGRSNGRDDEPTS, encoded by the coding sequence GTGGCACGCGGTGCTCCCGTCGGCCGGCGGGTCTTCCTCGGCACGCTCGCCCTCGGCGCCCTGGGCGTCGTGGCGGCGCCACCGCTCCAGCGCGGTGTGGAGGCCTTCCTCGGCAGTGCCGCCGACAAGGACCCCACCGGCCTCACCGGTCTCCTCCCCAACGGCGGCGGCTTCCGCTACTACTCGGTGACGTCGTCGGTCCCGCACAAGAACGCCACCGACTACCGGCTCACCGTGGACGGCCTGGTCGACCGCCCCGGCACCTACACGCTGGCCGACCTCAGGGCCCTGCCGCAGACCCGGCTGGTCAAGGACGTCCAGTGCGTCACCGGCTGGCGGGTGCCCGGCACCCCCTTCGAGGGCGTCCGGCTGTCCGCCCTGCTCGACGCGGCCGGGGTACGCGCCGACGCCGGAGCCGTCCGCTTCACCTGCTTCGACGGCGCCTACACCGAGAGCCTCACCCTCGAACAGGCCCGCCGCGCGGACGTCCTGGTCGCGCTGCGCATGCAGGACAAGGACCTCGGCCACGACCACGGCGGGCCGGTCCGCCTCTATGTGGCGCCCATGTACTTCTACAAGTCCGCCAAGTGGCTCTCCGGCATCACGGTCACCGAGAAGGTGCGGCGCGGCTACTGGGAGGACCGCGGCTACGACGTCGACGCCTGGGTCGGCCGTTCGAACGGACGGGACGATGAGCCTACGAGCTGA
- a CDS encoding cytochrome b/b6 domain-containing protein: protein MSLRAEAPQATTDIPRFTRAARWVHRTTAVLMGVCVVTAAFLYIPEFAQLVGRRELVVRVHEWAGLALPVPVLAGLVSRAFRADLGHLNRFGPHDRRWLRAALRRDKRRESRPAAKFNAGQKIYAAWIAGATLVMVGTGLLMWFTHLTPIMWRTSATFVHDWLALTIGVVLAGHIGMALGDPEARRGMRTGSVSREWADREHHLWHP, encoded by the coding sequence ATGAGCCTACGAGCTGAGGCGCCGCAGGCGACCACCGACATCCCGCGCTTCACCCGCGCCGCACGCTGGGTGCACCGCACCACGGCCGTCCTGATGGGCGTGTGCGTGGTGACGGCGGCCTTCCTGTACATCCCGGAGTTCGCCCAGCTCGTCGGCCGCCGCGAACTGGTGGTCCGGGTCCACGAGTGGGCGGGCCTGGCCCTTCCCGTGCCGGTCCTGGCGGGCCTCGTCTCGCGCGCGTTCCGCGCCGACCTCGGGCACCTCAACCGCTTCGGCCCGCACGACCGGCGCTGGCTGCGGGCCGCGCTGCGCCGGGACAAGCGCCGGGAGTCGCGTCCGGCGGCCAAGTTCAACGCCGGTCAGAAGATCTACGCGGCGTGGATCGCCGGGGCGACCCTGGTGATGGTCGGTACGGGTCTGCTCATGTGGTTCACCCATCTGACCCCGATCATGTGGCGGACCAGCGCGACCTTCGTCCACGACTGGCTCGCCCTGACGATCGGCGTCGTCCTGGCCGGTCACATCGGCATGGCCCTGGGCGACCCGGAGGCCCGCAGAGGGATGCGGACCGGCTCGGTGAGCCGGGAGTGGGCCGACCGGGAACACCACCTCTGGCACCCGTAG
- a CDS encoding L-idonate 5-dehydrogenase, with the protein MLGCVIHGRGDLRVEELAPPVPGPGEVLVAVRYGGVCGSDLHYWRHGGVGDFRLTEPMVPGHEVVGTAVAYGSPTASDPAAGTPVAVHPATPCGVCPECADGRRNVCRDTRYLGSAARTPHVQGGFADLIVVPAAQVRPLPEGLPPRRAALAEPLAVALHAVRRAGPVAGRHVLVTGAGPIGCLVVAAAKAAGAARVTVTDLLPTALGYARAAGADTVVRADDPADAGWPAEVEVAVEASGVAAGLDTCLRLVRRGGVVVQLGMLPPGQSPFAGNLVVSREIELRGAFRFDTEFDEALRLLAAEPAFDALVSAVVPVRDAESAFALAADRGRSCKVLLDFGDPTHRPAPSPSPFPGRGTETDAGADAGGAGAGRCAGSGP; encoded by the coding sequence ATGCTCGGTTGTGTGATCCACGGTCGGGGCGACCTGCGCGTCGAGGAGCTGGCGCCGCCGGTGCCCGGGCCGGGCGAGGTGCTCGTCGCCGTCCGCTACGGCGGGGTCTGCGGGTCCGACCTGCACTACTGGCGGCACGGCGGGGTCGGTGACTTCCGCCTCACGGAGCCGATGGTGCCGGGGCACGAGGTGGTGGGGACGGCCGTCGCGTACGGCTCCCCCACCGCGTCGGACCCCGCGGCGGGCACGCCGGTCGCCGTCCACCCCGCCACGCCGTGCGGGGTGTGCCCCGAGTGCGCGGACGGACGGCGCAACGTCTGCCGGGACACCCGCTACCTGGGCAGCGCGGCCCGCACCCCGCATGTCCAGGGCGGGTTCGCGGACCTGATCGTCGTCCCCGCCGCCCAGGTGCGGCCGCTCCCCGAGGGGCTCCCGCCGCGCCGGGCGGCCCTCGCCGAACCGCTCGCGGTGGCCCTGCACGCGGTGCGGCGGGCCGGTCCGGTGGCCGGACGGCACGTCCTGGTCACCGGCGCAGGACCCATCGGCTGCCTGGTGGTCGCGGCGGCCAAGGCGGCGGGCGCGGCCCGGGTGACCGTGACCGACCTGCTGCCCACCGCCCTCGGGTACGCGCGCGCCGCGGGCGCCGACACCGTCGTACGGGCCGACGACCCGGCGGACGCCGGGTGGCCCGCCGAGGTCGAGGTGGCCGTGGAGGCCTCCGGGGTCGCCGCCGGGCTCGACACCTGCCTGCGGCTGGTGCGGCGCGGCGGGGTCGTCGTGCAGCTCGGCATGCTGCCGCCCGGGCAGAGCCCCTTCGCGGGGAACCTGGTCGTCAGCCGGGAGATCGAGCTGCGCGGGGCGTTCCGCTTCGACACGGAGTTCGACGAGGCGCTGCGGTTGCTCGCGGCCGAGCCCGCGTTCGACGCGCTGGTCAGCGCGGTGGTCCCGGTACGGGACGCGGAGTCCGCGTTCGCCCTCGCGGCGGACCGCGGACGCTCCTGCAAGGTCCTGCTGGACTTCGGCGACCCGACCCACCGGCCCGCCCCGTCCCCGTCACCGTTCCCGGGACGAGGGACGGAAACCGACGCCGGTGCCGACGCCGGAGGTGCGGGCGCGGGCCGGTGCGCCGGAAGCGGGCCGTAG
- a CDS encoding SDR family oxidoreductase, translating to MSHPLFDVTGRIALVTGSSRGIGLALARGLAEAGCTVVLNGRDPERLERAAADLPGDVRTSTFDVTDGASVAAGIARTEEEVGPLDILVNNAGMQLRAPLLEFADADWHRLLDTNLTSAFLVGREAARGMTRRGHGKIVNICSLQSEVVRPGIAPYAATKGALKMLTKGMCADWGPYGVQVNGLGPGYIETELTRPLVEDEEFSAWVRRRTPAGRWGRTEDLVGGLLYLVSPAADFVGGQVLYVDGGMSSVL from the coding sequence ATGAGCCACCCCCTGTTCGACGTCACGGGCCGGATCGCCCTGGTCACCGGCTCCAGCCGGGGCATCGGCCTGGCCCTGGCCCGGGGCCTCGCCGAGGCCGGCTGCACGGTCGTCCTCAACGGGCGGGACCCGGAGCGCCTGGAGCGGGCGGCCGCCGACCTGCCCGGCGACGTGCGCACGAGCACGTTCGACGTCACCGACGGCGCCTCGGTCGCCGCCGGGATCGCGCGGACCGAGGAAGAGGTCGGCCCGCTCGACATCCTGGTCAACAACGCCGGCATGCAACTGCGCGCCCCGCTCCTGGAGTTCGCCGACGCCGACTGGCACAGGCTGCTGGACACCAACCTGACCAGCGCCTTCCTGGTCGGCCGGGAGGCCGCCCGCGGGATGACGCGACGCGGCCACGGGAAGATCGTCAACATCTGCTCGTTGCAGAGCGAGGTGGTCCGCCCGGGCATCGCGCCCTACGCGGCCACCAAGGGCGCGCTGAAGATGCTCACCAAGGGCATGTGCGCGGACTGGGGACCGTACGGCGTCCAGGTCAACGGACTCGGGCCGGGATACATCGAGACCGAGCTGACCCGGCCCCTCGTCGAGGACGAGGAGTTCAGCGCCTGGGTACGGCGCCGGACCCCGGCCGGGCGGTGGGGCCGCACGGAGGACCTGGTGGGCGGACTGCTCTACCTGGTCTCCCCCGCGGCGGACTTCGTCGGCGGGCAGGTGCTGTACGTCGACGGCGGCATGAGCAGTGTGCTCTGA
- a CDS encoding GntP family permease, whose translation MTRLNVELLAADTVEPITSAGHVQLGIAVVAGIAVIVALITQFKLHAFLALTIGSLALGAFAGAPLDKAIASFTTGLGTTVAGVGVLIALGAILGKMLADSGGADQIVDTILAKAGGRSMPWAMVLIASVIGLPLFFEVGVVLLIPVVLMVAKRGNYSLMRIGIPALAGLSVMHGLVPPHPGPLVAIDAVGANLGVTLALGVLVAVPTVVVAGPLFSRFAARWVDVPAPDRMIPQRPSEDLEKRPGFGATLATILLPVVLMLSKALVDIVVDDPEHTVQRVFDVVGSPLIALLTAVLVGIFTLLRPAGFAKDRVSGLVEKGLAPIAGILLIVGAGGGFKQTLIDCGVGQMVLDISKDWSIPALLLAWLIAVVIRLATGSATVATISAAGLVAPLAADMSTTHTALLVLAIGAGSLFFSHVNDAGFWLVKEYFGLSVGQNIKTWSVMETIISVFAGGLVLLLSLVL comes from the coding sequence GTGACCAGACTCAATGTCGAGCTGCTGGCAGCGGACACCGTCGAGCCGATCACCTCGGCCGGCCATGTGCAGCTGGGCATCGCCGTCGTGGCGGGCATAGCCGTCATCGTCGCGCTCATCACCCAGTTCAAGCTCCACGCCTTCCTGGCGCTGACCATCGGCTCGCTCGCGCTCGGCGCGTTCGCCGGGGCGCCCCTGGACAAGGCCATCGCCTCGTTCACCACCGGACTCGGCACCACCGTGGCCGGCGTGGGCGTGCTGATCGCGCTGGGCGCGATCCTCGGCAAGATGCTCGCGGACTCCGGCGGCGCCGACCAGATCGTCGACACGATCCTGGCCAAGGCGGGCGGCCGTTCGATGCCGTGGGCGATGGTGCTGATCGCCTCCGTGATCGGCCTGCCGCTGTTCTTCGAGGTCGGCGTCGTCCTGCTCATCCCGGTCGTGCTGATGGTCGCCAAGCGGGGCAACTACTCGCTGATGCGGATCGGCATCCCGGCCCTGGCCGGCCTGTCGGTCATGCACGGTCTCGTCCCGCCGCACCCCGGTCCGCTGGTCGCGATCGACGCCGTCGGCGCCAACCTGGGGGTCACCCTGGCGCTCGGCGTGCTCGTCGCCGTCCCGACGGTCGTCGTCGCGGGACCGCTGTTCTCCCGGTTCGCCGCCCGCTGGGTCGACGTCCCCGCCCCCGACCGCATGATCCCCCAGCGTCCCTCCGAGGACCTGGAGAAGCGTCCCGGCTTCGGCGCCACCCTCGCCACCATCCTGCTGCCCGTCGTGCTGATGCTGTCCAAGGCGCTGGTCGACATCGTGGTGGACGACCCCGAGCACACCGTGCAGCGCGTCTTCGACGTCGTCGGCTCCCCGTTGATCGCCCTGCTCACCGCCGTCCTCGTCGGCATCTTCACCCTGCTGCGGCCCGCCGGGTTCGCCAAGGACCGGGTCTCCGGGCTGGTGGAGAAGGGCCTCGCGCCCATCGCGGGCATCCTGCTGATCGTCGGCGCCGGCGGCGGCTTCAAGCAGACGCTGATCGACTGCGGCGTGGGACAGATGGTCCTGGACATCTCCAAGGACTGGTCGATCCCGGCGCTGCTGCTGGCCTGGCTCATCGCGGTCGTCATCCGGCTGGCGACCGGCTCGGCGACGGTGGCGACGATCTCGGCGGCCGGCCTGGTCGCCCCGCTCGCGGCGGACATGTCGACCACGCACACCGCCCTGCTGGTCCTGGCCATCGGCGCGGGCTCGCTGTTCTTCAGCCATGTCAACGACGCCGGGTTCTGGCTGGTGAAGGAGTACTTCGGCCTCAGTGTCGGCCAGAACATCAAGACCTGGTCGGTCATGGAGACCATCATCTCCGTGTTCGCGGGCGGCCTGGTCCTGCTCCTCTCGCTCGTCCTGTAG
- a CDS encoding gluconokinase — MRTPHVVVVMGVAGTGKTTIGPLLAARLGVPYAEGDDFHPQANIAKMSAGTPLEDADRWPWLDAIGAWADERAGLGGAVSCSALKRSYRDRLRAAAPSVVFVHLSGDRQLIEDRMAHRQGHFMPTALLDSQFATLQPLEADEAGVVVDVSGSPEAITERAVAALAALPDAVA, encoded by the coding sequence ATGCGTACCCCCCACGTCGTCGTGGTGATGGGCGTCGCCGGCACGGGCAAGACCACAATCGGTCCCCTGCTCGCCGCCCGGCTGGGCGTTCCCTACGCCGAAGGCGACGACTTCCACCCGCAGGCCAACATCGCCAAGATGTCGGCCGGCACCCCGCTCGAGGACGCCGACCGGTGGCCGTGGCTCGACGCCATCGGCGCCTGGGCCGACGAACGGGCCGGACTCGGTGGGGCGGTCAGCTGCTCGGCGCTCAAGCGGTCCTACCGCGACCGGCTCAGGGCCGCCGCCCCCTCGGTGGTGTTCGTGCACCTCTCGGGGGACCGGCAGCTGATCGAGGACCGCATGGCGCACCGGCAGGGTCACTTCATGCCGACCGCGCTGCTGGACTCGCAGTTCGCCACGCTCCAGCCCCTCGAGGCGGACGAGGCGGGCGTCGTCGTCGACGTCTCGGGCAGCCCGGAGGCCATCACCGAGCGGGCCGTGGCCGCGCTCGCCGCACTCCCCGACGCCGTCGCCTGA
- a CDS encoding FadR/GntR family transcriptional regulator, with translation MTTPGRGLHGRVLDTLGPAITAGEYPPGSVLRTDELAQRFDVSRSVMREAVRVLESMHLVESRRRVGVTVRPRVEWNVYDPQVIRWRLAGADRPHQLRSLTVLRSAIEPVAAGLAAKHATAQQCAELTECALGMVANSRGHRLEGYLVHDVAFHRVILAASGNEMFARLADVVAEVLAGRTHHEVMFEDPDPAAVTLHVQVAEAVREGDAARAERLTREITVGALQELDILAP, from the coding sequence ATGACCACACCGGGCCGGGGTCTGCACGGCCGAGTACTGGACACCCTGGGCCCCGCGATCACCGCGGGCGAGTACCCGCCGGGCAGCGTCCTGCGCACCGACGAACTGGCCCAGCGCTTCGACGTCTCCCGCTCCGTGATGCGCGAGGCGGTCCGCGTCCTGGAGTCCATGCACCTGGTCGAGTCCCGCCGCCGGGTGGGCGTGACGGTGCGTCCCCGGGTCGAGTGGAACGTCTACGACCCGCAGGTCATCCGCTGGCGGCTGGCCGGCGCCGACCGCCCCCACCAGCTGCGTTCGCTGACCGTCCTGCGCTCGGCGATCGAGCCGGTCGCGGCGGGCCTGGCGGCGAAACACGCCACGGCGCAGCAGTGCGCCGAGCTGACGGAGTGCGCGCTCGGCATGGTGGCCAACTCACGCGGTCACCGGCTGGAGGGGTACCTCGTCCACGACGTCGCCTTCCACCGGGTGATCCTCGCCGCGTCCGGCAACGAGATGTTCGCCCGCCTCGCCGACGTCGTCGCGGAGGTCCTGGCGGGCCGCACCCACCACGAGGTCATGTTCGAGGACCCCGACCCGGCGGCCGTCACCCTGCACGTCCAGGTCGCGGAGGCGGTACGCGAGGGCGACGCGGCCCGCGCGGAACGGCTCACCCGGGAGATCACCGTGGGAGCCCTCCAGGAACTGGACATCCTGGCGCCCTAG
- a CDS encoding YchJ family protein, protein MVRRNDRAASAGCPCGLPVEYGACCGRFHAGAGSAPTAEALMRSRYCAFVRGDAGYLLRTWHPRTRPERLDLDPGMRWTGLEILGTAEGTAFHTTGTVEFRASYRGGALHERSRFERVAGAWVYVDGEFPEGSG, encoded by the coding sequence ATGGTTCGACGAAATGACCGTGCGGCGTCCGCCGGTTGTCCCTGTGGGCTGCCCGTGGAGTACGGGGCGTGCTGTGGTCGGTTCCACGCGGGGGCCGGGTCCGCGCCGACCGCCGAGGCGCTCATGCGGTCGCGGTACTGCGCCTTCGTGCGCGGTGACGCGGGGTATCTGCTGCGGACCTGGCATCCGCGGACGCGGCCGGAGCGGCTGGACCTCGATCCGGGGATGCGGTGGACGGGTCTGGAGATCCTCGGGACGGCGGAGGGAACCGCCTTCCACACCACCGGGACCGTGGAGTTCCGGGCCTCCTACCGGGGCGGCGCGCTGCACGAGCGCAGCCGGTTCGAGCGGGTGGCCGGGGCGTGGGTGTACGTGGACGGGGAGTTCCCGGAGGGCTCCGGTTAG